A DNA window from Halomonas zincidurans B6 contains the following coding sequences:
- a CDS encoding AzlD domain-containing protein — protein sequence MLSTLHLTILLAGIVTFLLRWLPVMQHSVPRRNLPGSVRQLLAAIGPAALAALLTISLFPMLFDSPFAPQDWNIYVALLTIILCKNFFGGIAIPTVLGTFFYGISTYFINGF from the coding sequence ATGCTCTCGACGCTCCACCTGACGATTCTGCTTGCCGGCATTGTCACCTTTCTGCTGCGGTGGCTGCCGGTCATGCAGCACTCAGTGCCTCGCCGCAACTTGCCAGGCTCCGTCAGGCAGCTGCTAGCGGCCATTGGACCTGCGGCATTGGCAGCGTTGCTGACGATCTCGCTATTTCCCATGTTGTTTGACTCCCCCTTCGCGCCACAGGACTGGAACATATACGTAGCACTATTGACTATTATCTTATGCAAGAATTTTTTTGGTGGCATCGCCATACCGACTGTCCTTGGAACGTTTTTTTATGGAATATCCACATATTTTATTAACGGCTTTTAA
- a CDS encoding AzlC family ABC transporter permease, with translation MNAFLRGLAGSASVAAGYLPIAFGFGLTALQAGLSPQSTLLISMVVFAGASQFILVALLTSGAGLLGTLVAVLLMNARHLLYGPALMPQLMAQGKRYPTPLLAFGLTDEVFATAAGRLDQLAPEDRQAWHLGLQLGAYGAWMAGTLMGVTFGGEIDQLPIALAAALEFILPALFFVLLLEIGVRKWLGTIVVTVLVTALLQTILPSYHALTLGMLLGAASSQLRRKPCSRRST, from the coding sequence ATGAATGCCTTCCTGAGAGGGCTCGCTGGCAGTGCCTCCGTCGCTGCTGGCTATTTGCCCATCGCCTTTGGCTTCGGCCTGACCGCGCTACAGGCGGGGCTGTCGCCCCAGTCCACCCTGCTGATCTCCATGGTGGTATTCGCCGGCGCAAGTCAGTTCATCCTTGTCGCCCTGCTGACATCAGGAGCGGGGCTGCTCGGCACCCTCGTCGCCGTGCTGCTGATGAATGCCCGCCACTTGCTCTATGGCCCGGCTCTGATGCCACAGCTAATGGCCCAGGGAAAGCGGTACCCTACGCCCCTGCTGGCATTCGGTTTGACAGATGAGGTCTTCGCCACGGCAGCTGGACGTCTCGACCAGCTTGCGCCAGAGGATCGACAAGCGTGGCACCTGGGCCTGCAACTCGGTGCTTATGGCGCCTGGATGGCAGGCACGCTGATGGGTGTGACGTTCGGTGGAGAAATCGACCAGCTTCCTATCGCCCTGGCGGCGGCCCTGGAGTTCATCCTGCCGGCGTTGTTCTTCGTGCTGTTACTGGAGATCGGCGTACGGAAGTGGCTCGGCACTATTGTGGTTACGGTACTGGTTACAGCCCTGCTCCAGACGATACTGCCAAGCTATCACGCCCTCACATTGGGGATGCTGTTAGGAGCGGCCTCATCACAGCTCAGGAGGAAGCCATGCTCTCGACGCTCCACCTGA
- a CDS encoding helix-turn-helix domain-containing protein: MQHLATLASNLKRVRLHRGLTLSGLAQRCGIAKSTLSRMESGQGNPTIDTLWLLADALGVPFGDLVANDGSGPTEPGEFSGQGASVRLIERHDSNPVVETYRLALPAGHIRRSAPHAPGVRERVVVQQGSMLVGDALRPQRLNPGESCEYAADVEHLYGASDEPAVGIVFIEYPTDASHLHLVDQAIDWPDTPQEWEGARSLFHRLAIETSTGLTGSLLRLRHAPKDSNDIGEQVIEHVGLRASDAWPIYCVAGHDSHDAFWAVVPLTTTSAFVASPLEGVDDILDEARRLARLAESPFLPDTSVRSEKHRHSPYIVLDCLTSEVALQRGDIALPGTVTLEAPFNRHATSQEAEAFSSRIDFDHYAAYELVHPAYARQMVAMAEDILAFGGDLATGNAIDIGTGPGTALLMLTELLPRLRVTAVEPDDVAIAHLKALSKGQERIKPHHGDFLALDTPPASQRLLTSVGASHHFNTPFMLKKCQELLQPGGLLCVADEFLPEFHDRETRLRALVLHHSAYILASTACLERADLRAFTADTRSCHDDIRQPLCLAVLEAQRGLVNEAVTRCRSLLSRLNSQGLEQAAHCPLGVFVRFFRLEMQAMVAGFDYEVERKTYTRRFLELARFNGFELLHHRRVFATTGTDDWQGGTHVFTFRRHGGAP, translated from the coding sequence GTGCAGCATCTCGCCACTCTAGCCAGCAACCTGAAACGTGTTCGCCTGCACAGGGGGCTAACCCTCTCCGGCCTGGCCCAGCGCTGCGGTATCGCGAAATCCACGCTATCCAGGATGGAATCGGGCCAAGGAAACCCTACAATCGATACCTTATGGCTACTTGCCGACGCGCTTGGCGTGCCCTTCGGCGACTTGGTGGCCAATGATGGAAGCGGCCCAACCGAGCCTGGCGAGTTCAGCGGGCAGGGCGCGTCTGTTCGCTTAATCGAACGACATGATAGCAACCCGGTCGTCGAGACTTACCGTCTGGCACTGCCGGCCGGACACATCAGGCGCTCTGCACCGCATGCACCAGGCGTTCGCGAGCGGGTGGTGGTGCAACAGGGAAGCATGCTGGTGGGTGATGCCCTGCGCCCCCAGCGACTCAATCCTGGAGAATCCTGTGAGTATGCTGCAGACGTGGAACACCTCTACGGCGCATCGGACGAACCAGCCGTGGGAATCGTGTTCATCGAGTACCCCACTGATGCCAGCCACCTCCATCTCGTGGACCAAGCCATCGACTGGCCCGACACGCCGCAGGAATGGGAAGGCGCCCGCAGCCTGTTTCACCGGTTGGCGATCGAGACCTCCACCGGGCTCACGGGCAGCCTGCTACGTTTGCGCCATGCCCCAAAAGATAGCAACGATATAGGTGAGCAGGTCATCGAGCATGTCGGCTTGCGAGCAAGTGATGCCTGGCCAATCTACTGCGTGGCTGGCCACGACTCTCACGACGCCTTCTGGGCAGTCGTACCACTGACAACCACCTCGGCCTTTGTGGCCAGTCCTCTCGAGGGAGTTGACGATATTCTGGACGAGGCCAGACGGCTCGCGCGCCTGGCCGAATCTCCTTTCCTGCCTGACACCTCGGTCCGGTCGGAGAAACACCGTCACTCTCCATACATTGTCCTTGACTGCCTGACGAGTGAAGTCGCGTTACAGCGTGGCGACATAGCCTTGCCCGGCACGGTCACGCTCGAAGCCCCCTTCAATCGACACGCAACCTCTCAGGAAGCAGAAGCCTTTTCGAGCAGGATCGATTTCGACCACTACGCCGCCTATGAGTTAGTGCACCCAGCTTACGCTCGCCAGATGGTCGCTATGGCAGAGGACATCCTGGCCTTCGGCGGCGACTTGGCAACCGGCAACGCCATTGACATCGGCACGGGCCCGGGCACCGCCCTGCTGATGCTGACCGAGCTACTGCCAAGACTAAGGGTAACAGCCGTCGAACCCGATGACGTCGCCATCGCCCATCTCAAGGCGCTCTCGAAAGGACAAGAGCGTATCAAACCTCATCACGGGGATTTCCTTGCACTCGATACACCTCCGGCCAGCCAGAGGCTCCTGACCTCGGTGGGTGCCTCACATCACTTCAACACCCCCTTCATGCTCAAGAAGTGTCAGGAGCTTTTACAACCCGGTGGTCTGCTATGCGTGGCCGACGAGTTTCTTCCCGAATTTCATGATCGGGAGACCCGGCTGCGCGCCTTAGTTCTTCATCACAGTGCCTATATCCTGGCTAGCACAGCATGCCTGGAGCGCGCTGATCTCCGAGCATTTACGGCAGATACCCGAAGCTGCCACGACGATATTCGCCAGCCCCTCTGCCTGGCGGTACTCGAGGCGCAGCGCGGCTTGGTCAACGAAGCCGTCACGCGCTGCCGGAGCTTGCTATCCCGACTGAATAGTCAGGGTCTGGAACAGGCCGCTCACTGCCCGCTCGGCGTCTTCGTCAGATTCTTTCGACTAGAAATGCAAGCGATGGTGGCCGGCTTTGATTATGAGGTAGAGCGCAAGACGTATACTCGGCGCTTCCTGGAACTGGCTCGATTCAATGGGTTCGAGCTGCTGCATCATCGTCGCGTCTTTGCTACCACGGGTACAGATGACTGGCAAGGTGGTACTCATGTCTTCACCTTCCGTAGGCATGGGGGCGCACCATGA
- a CDS encoding reverse transcriptase domain-containing protein — translation MPKPKGGTRQLGIPTVTDRLIQQVLTPLFDPDFSESSYGYRPKRSAQQAVSAMKAHVEEGRRWVVDLDLEAFFDRVNHDLLMARVARCVHDKRGLRLIRRYLEAGMFQDGLAAPRRQGTPQGGPLSPLLANILLDDVD, via the coding sequence ATTCCCAAGCCCAAGGGCGGGACGCGACAGCTCGGCATTCCCACGGTCACCGACCGGCTGATCCAGCAGGTGCTGACGCCGCTCTTCGATCCGGATTTCTCCGAGTCGAGCTACGGTTATCGCCCGAAGCGCAGCGCCCAGCAGGCCGTCTCGGCCATGAAGGCCCACGTTGAAGAGGGCCGCCGCTGGGTGGTCGATCTTGACCTGGAAGCCTTCTTCGACCGGGTGAACCATGACCTGCTGATGGCGCGGGTCGCGCGATGCGTCCACGATAAACGGGGGCTGCGCCTGATCCGTCGCTACCTGGAAGCCGGGATGTTCCAGGACGGCCTGGCCGCGCCACGCCGGCAGGGAACGCCCCAGGGTGGGCCGCTCAGCCCGCTGCTGGCGAATATCCTGTTGGATGATGTGGACTAG
- the gap gene encoding type I glyceraldehyde-3-phosphate dehydrogenase, producing the protein MTLRVAINGFGRIGRNVLRALYENGYRDRIQVVAINDLGDPALNAHLLKHDSVHGHFSHAVSHDDESLSVDGDRISTLAQRDPAQLPWRELKIDLVMECTGLFTKRDAAAQHIEAGAERVLISAPGTDVDATVVYGVNDGILTAEHRVVSNASCTTNCLAPVAKALNDALGIENGLMTTVHAYTNDQHLSDVYHKDPYRARSATQSMIPTKTGAAAAVGLVLPELDGKLDGLAVRIPVINVSLVDLTFTASRETSKEEVNAIVEKAAAGSSILAVNAQPLVSIDFNHDAHSSTFDANHTRVNDRLVKVMAWYDNEWGFSNRMLDTALAMQATVR; encoded by the coding sequence ATGACACTGCGTGTCGCCATCAACGGGTTCGGACGTATCGGTCGCAACGTTCTGCGAGCGTTATATGAAAACGGTTATCGGGACCGCATCCAGGTGGTCGCCATCAACGATCTGGGCGATCCGGCGCTCAATGCGCATCTGCTCAAGCACGACAGCGTGCATGGTCATTTTAGTCACGCTGTCAGTCACGACGACGAGTCGCTGTCGGTCGACGGCGATCGAATCAGCACCCTCGCCCAGCGCGATCCCGCCCAGTTGCCGTGGCGCGAACTCAAGATCGATCTGGTGATGGAGTGCACCGGGCTGTTCACCAAGCGCGATGCGGCCGCCCAGCATATCGAGGCCGGCGCCGAGCGGGTGTTGATCTCGGCGCCGGGTACCGACGTCGACGCCACGGTGGTCTACGGCGTCAACGACGGCATATTGACCGCCGAGCATCGCGTGGTTTCCAACGCCTCGTGCACCACCAACTGTCTGGCGCCGGTGGCCAAGGCGCTCAACGACGCGCTGGGTATCGAAAACGGCCTGATGACCACCGTGCATGCCTACACCAACGATCAGCATCTGTCGGACGTCTATCACAAGGATCCGTACCGGGCGCGTAGCGCGACCCAGTCGATGATCCCCACCAAGACCGGTGCCGCCGCCGCGGTGGGCCTGGTATTGCCGGAACTCGACGGCAAGCTCGACGGTCTGGCCGTGCGCATCCCGGTGATCAACGTCTCGCTGGTCGATCTGACCTTCACCGCCAGCCGCGAAACCAGCAAGGAAGAGGTCAACGCCATTGTCGAGAAGGCGGCGGCCGGTTCATCGATCCTGGCGGTCAACGCGCAGCCGCTGGTGTCGATCGACTTCAACCACGATGCCCATTCTTCCACGTTCGATGCCAACCATACTCGCGTCAACGACCGGCTGGTCAAGGTCATGGCCTGGTACGACAACGAGTGGGGCTTCTCCAACCGCATGCTGGATACCGCCTTGGCGATGCAAGCTACGGTTCGCTGA
- the edd gene encoding phosphogluconate dehydratase codes for MAIHDTVSSVTQRIRQRSAERRAAYERHMQDQHRQGVHRGELSCGNLAHGFAACGPQDKNQLKLMNSANLGIVSSYNDMLSAHQPLAPFPDMIKEAARRMGSTAQFAGGVPAMCDGVTQGQPGMELSLFSRDVIAMATAVALSHNMFDAALYLGICDKIVPGLFIGAARFGHLPAMLVPGGPMTSGLPNSEKARVRQLYTEGKVGRGELLEAESESYHGPGTCTFYGTANSNQLMMEMMGLHLPGASFVNPNTPLREALTRYAAEQSIRNSEPGGNYRPFWKQINEKAIVNAMIGLLASGGSTNHTLHLVAMAGAAGITINWDDFAELSAVVPSMTRIYPNGQADVNHFQAAGGMSFLIRELLDAGLLHRDIDCVFGGDLSDYTREPFLDNGELVWREGPTESLDPDVLRPASNPFSPTGGLAVLDGNLGRGVIKISAVKPEFRRVEAPVRLFSDQNELKAAFDAGELDRDVVVVVRFQGPRANGMPELHKLTPYLGVLQDRGHKVALVTDGRMSGASGKVPAAIHMTPEAYDGGPLARLREGDVVRLDPENGTLQALVAAAEWQAREPAATDIESYRYGMGRELFAGFRSLVGGAEDGAATFGGFEARDVDKGGRTA; via the coding sequence ATGGCTATCCACGACACCGTTTCCAGCGTCACCCAGCGCATTCGCCAGCGCTCGGCCGAGCGGCGCGCCGCCTATGAGCGTCATATGCAGGATCAGCACCGCCAGGGCGTGCATCGCGGCGAACTGTCCTGCGGCAACCTGGCCCATGGCTTCGCCGCCTGCGGGCCGCAGGACAAGAATCAACTGAAACTGATGAACAGTGCCAATCTGGGCATTGTTTCGTCATATAACGACATGTTGTCCGCTCACCAGCCACTGGCGCCCTTCCCCGACATGATCAAGGAAGCCGCACGCCGGATGGGCTCCACCGCCCAGTTCGCCGGCGGCGTGCCGGCCATGTGCGACGGCGTCACCCAGGGCCAGCCGGGCATGGAACTATCACTGTTCTCGCGCGACGTGATCGCCATGGCGACCGCCGTGGCGCTGTCGCACAACATGTTCGACGCCGCTCTTTACCTGGGTATCTGTGACAAGATCGTGCCGGGCCTGTTCATCGGCGCGGCGCGCTTTGGCCATCTGCCGGCGATGCTCGTGCCCGGCGGCCCGATGACCAGCGGCCTGCCGAACAGCGAGAAGGCTCGCGTGCGCCAGCTCTACACCGAAGGCAAGGTCGGTCGTGGCGAGCTGCTCGAGGCCGAATCCGAGTCCTATCATGGCCCCGGTACCTGCACCTTCTATGGCACCGCCAACTCCAACCAGCTGATGATGGAGATGATGGGCCTGCACCTGCCGGGCGCCTCCTTCGTCAATCCCAACACGCCGCTACGCGAGGCGCTGACCCGCTACGCTGCCGAGCAATCGATCCGCAACAGCGAGCCGGGCGGCAACTATCGACCGTTCTGGAAGCAGATCAACGAGAAGGCGATCGTCAACGCCATGATCGGCCTGCTGGCCTCCGGCGGCTCGACCAACCATACCCTGCATCTGGTCGCCATGGCCGGCGCCGCCGGCATCACCATCAACTGGGACGATTTCGCCGAACTGTCCGCGGTGGTGCCCAGCATGACCCGCATCTACCCCAACGGGCAGGCCGACGTGAACCATTTCCAGGCCGCCGGCGGCATGAGTTTCTTGATCCGCGAACTGCTCGATGCCGGCCTGCTGCATCGCGACATCGACTGCGTATTCGGCGGCGACCTGTCCGACTACACCCGGGAGCCGTTCCTCGACAACGGCGAGCTGGTGTGGCGCGAGGGCCCCACCGAGAGCCTCGACCCGGACGTGCTGCGCCCGGCCAGCAACCCGTTCTCGCCCACCGGCGGCCTTGCCGTGCTCGACGGCAATCTGGGCCGCGGGGTGATCAAGATCTCCGCGGTCAAGCCCGAGTTTCGCCGCGTCGAAGCCCCGGTGCGCCTGTTCAGCGACCAGAACGAGCTCAAGGCGGCTTTCGACGCCGGCGAACTCGACCGCGACGTGGTGGTGGTGGTGCGCTTCCAGGGGCCGCGCGCCAACGGCATGCCCGAGCTGCACAAGCTGACGCCCTATCTCGGCGTGCTGCAGGATCGCGGCCACAAGGTGGCGCTGGTCACCGACGGGCGCATGTCGGGGGCTTCCGGCAAGGTCCCGGCGGCGATCCACATGACCCCCGAAGCCTACGACGGCGGCCCGCTGGCGCGCCTGCGCGAGGGCGACGTGGTGCGCCTCGATCCCGAGAACGGCACGCTCCAGGCGCTGGTCGCCGCCGCCGAATGGCAAGCTCGCGAACCCGCCGCCACCGACATCGAGAGCTATCGTTACGGCATGGGGCGCGAGCTGTTCGCCGGTTTTCGCAGCCTGGTCGGCGGGGCCGAGGATGGCGCCGCCACCTTCGGCGGCTTCGAGGCCCGCGACGTCGACAAGGGAGGTCGTACCGCATGA
- the glk gene encoding glucokinase — translation MTRPALIGDIGGTNARFALVTPDAFDLQAIQTLRCADYPTLEAAVRDYLARVGAVGERAPREACLAFACPVHEDDVRLTNNAWRFSKRRVKADLALELFKVINDFTAQALGIPHVDADQLVAVGAGQADAHRARLVIGPGTGLGMAGLFPGQHDWIPLPTEGGHVTFAPTDEFEQQLVSFLRGSYGRVSVERVLCGQGLLDLYRAHAHDAGIEARHDSPAAVTDGARDGDPVAEATILRFLKMLGDVCGDAALTFGARGGVYLCGGVVPRLLDWLPHSDFRRAFADKGRMSDFNASLPVWVVTAPWTGLLGACEALHNQEVA, via the coding sequence ATGACGCGTCCGGCGCTGATCGGCGACATCGGCGGCACCAATGCGCGCTTCGCGCTGGTGACCCCCGACGCCTTCGACCTGCAGGCTATCCAGACCCTGCGCTGTGCCGACTACCCGACGCTGGAAGCCGCGGTGCGCGACTACCTGGCGCGTGTCGGCGCCGTCGGCGAGCGCGCACCACGCGAGGCTTGCCTGGCATTCGCCTGTCCGGTGCACGAGGACGACGTGCGCCTGACCAACAACGCCTGGCGCTTTTCCAAACGCCGGGTAAAGGCCGACCTGGCGCTCGAGCTGTTCAAGGTGATCAACGACTTCACCGCTCAGGCGCTGGGCATACCGCACGTCGACGCCGACCAGCTGGTCGCGGTCGGCGCGGGTCAGGCCGACGCGCACCGCGCCCGTCTGGTGATCGGCCCCGGCACCGGCCTGGGCATGGCCGGGCTGTTCCCCGGCCAGCACGACTGGATTCCGCTGCCCACCGAGGGTGGTCATGTCACCTTCGCCCCCACCGATGAATTCGAGCAGCAACTGGTGTCATTCCTGCGCGGCAGTTACGGTCGCGTGTCGGTGGAACGCGTGCTGTGCGGCCAGGGGCTGCTCGACCTGTATCGCGCCCACGCTCACGACGCCGGTATCGAGGCTCGCCATGACAGCCCGGCGGCGGTCACCGATGGCGCGCGCGACGGCGACCCCGTCGCCGAGGCGACGATCCTGCGCTTTCTCAAGATGTTGGGTGACGTCTGCGGCGACGCGGCGCTGACCTTCGGCGCGCGCGGTGGCGTGTATCTGTGTGGCGGTGTCGTGCCGCGCTTGCTCGACTGGCTGCCGCACAGCGATTTTCGCCGCGCCTTCGCCGACAAGGGGCGCATGAGCGACTTCAACGCCAGCTTGCCGGTGTGGGTGGTCACGGCGCCCTGGACCGGCCTGCTCGGCGCCTGCGAAGCCCTGCACAACCAGGAGGTTGCATGA
- a CDS encoding D-hexose-6-phosphate mutarotase, whose amino-acid sequence MIPASLRQLIDDTHGRRRAEWQGREVWLANEPWGELAVSLQGAQVLHYLPFAPETDEGWLWVTPTPQALPGAIRGGIPVCWPWFADERFADESPDGQGPMHGPARTADWRLDAVDEHQEGVELHLSPVARLHQQLVPRVVVQANAQRLHVEVITEHVGETPVKYTGALHSYFSVRHCHECRVEGLAGARYLDKLEGFAEHVQQGELGIRGPVDRIYQSNREAILDDGTRRLRIAKQGSDSTVVWHPDSALPDDIPADAGQRFLCVEAACTRVDPVWLVPGAQHLLSTTISRDGDSA is encoded by the coding sequence ATGATCCCCGCAAGTCTGCGCCAACTGATCGATGACACCCACGGCCGACGCCGCGCCGAATGGCAGGGCCGCGAGGTGTGGCTGGCCAACGAGCCCTGGGGTGAACTCGCCGTCTCGCTGCAGGGCGCTCAAGTCCTTCACTATTTACCGTTCGCCCCCGAGACCGATGAAGGCTGGCTGTGGGTGACGCCGACGCCCCAGGCGCTGCCCGGGGCGATTCGCGGCGGCATTCCGGTCTGCTGGCCGTGGTTTGCCGACGAAAGATTTGCCGACGAATCGCCGGATGGCCAGGGCCCGATGCACGGCCCGGCGCGTACGGCCGACTGGCGACTCGATGCCGTCGACGAGCATCAGGAGGGCGTCGAGCTGCATCTGTCGCCGGTTGCGCGATTGCATCAGCAGCTGGTGCCCCGCGTGGTGGTCCAGGCCAACGCCCAGCGCCTGCATGTCGAGGTGATCACCGAGCACGTCGGTGAAACACCGGTCAAGTACACCGGCGCGCTGCACAGCTACTTCAGCGTCAGGCACTGTCATGAATGCCGTGTCGAGGGCCTGGCCGGCGCACGCTATCTCGATAAGCTCGAGGGCTTCGCCGAGCACGTCCAGCAGGGCGAGCTGGGCATCCGCGGGCCGGTCGATCGCATCTACCAGTCCAACCGCGAGGCGATTCTCGACGATGGCACGCGACGCCTGCGCATCGCCAAGCAGGGCAGCGACTCGACGGTGGTCTGGCACCCCGACAGCGCGCTGCCCGATGACATCCCCGCCGACGCCGGGCAGCGTTTCCTGTGCGTCGAGGCCGCCTGCACGCGGGTCGATCCGGTGTGGCTGGTGCCCGGCGCCCAGCACCTGCTGTCGACCACCATCAGCCGCGACGGGGACTCTGCATGA
- a CDS encoding aldo/keto reductase gives MNDPLTFDVPFLLGMMRLHNAFELSTPTALADWLEARLDEGLGWFDHADIYGSRESETRFGEALRARPALASRVRVVSKADIVLPGLDESGHAVKHYDTTPEYLTAAIDASLSRLGVERLDHFLLHRPDPLMEPAETAEALDTAIDAGKIGAAGVSNFMPEQWRRLQRAMRHDLHVHQLELSLAHAEPLFDGLFDAVLNDGHQPLASSPLGGGSVFEDVLGSSLSSLAEELGVSRAGLALAWLRRIPGSPVPVIGTLKAARIQALLADSNLTIDRATWFMLLEESRGHRVA, from the coding sequence ATGAACGACCCGCTGACGTTCGACGTGCCCTTCCTGCTGGGCATGATGCGTCTTCACAACGCCTTTGAGCTGTCGACGCCGACGGCGCTGGCCGATTGGCTGGAGGCGCGCCTCGACGAGGGCCTCGGCTGGTTCGACCATGCCGACATCTACGGCAGCCGCGAAAGCGAGACGCGCTTCGGCGAAGCCCTCCGGGCACGCCCGGCGCTGGCGTCTCGCGTCCGCGTGGTGAGCAAGGCGGACATCGTGCTGCCCGGACTCGACGAGTCGGGCCACGCCGTCAAGCACTACGACACCACGCCCGAGTACCTCACCGCCGCGATCGACGCCTCGCTGTCACGACTGGGCGTCGAGCGCCTCGATCACTTCCTGCTGCATCGTCCCGATCCGTTGATGGAGCCTGCAGAAACCGCCGAGGCGCTGGACACCGCGATCGACGCCGGCAAGATCGGCGCGGCCGGCGTATCGAATTTCATGCCCGAGCAGTGGCGACGCCTGCAGAGAGCGATGCGTCACGACTTGCACGTCCACCAGCTGGAACTCTCGCTGGCGCATGCCGAGCCGCTGTTCGACGGGCTCTTCGATGCCGTGCTCAACGACGGCCACCAGCCGCTGGCATCGTCGCCGCTGGGCGGCGGCAGCGTCTTCGAGGACGTGCTCGGCAGCTCGCTGAGTTCATTGGCCGAGGAACTTGGCGTCAGCCGGGCCGGACTCGCGCTGGCCTGGCTGCGGCGCATTCCCGGCTCGCCGGTGCCGGTGATCGGCACGCTCAAGGCCGCACGTATCCAGGCGCTACTCGCCGACAGCAACCTGACCATCGACCGCGCCACCTGGTTCATGCTGCTCGAGGAGTCGCGCGGCCATCGCGTCGCCTGA
- the pgi gene encoding glucose-6-phosphate isomerase: MFQLTRSVTWQALQRLYRETADDRIRDYFAADPARFDTMSLRVGGLFLDYSKHHISDAVLAKLLELARHSALVQRRAQMFSGDIINVTEDRPVLHTALRNLADAPLMVDGKDVMPEIRSTREQIRDFSEAVRDGSWKGYNGQRIKDVVNIGIGGSDLGPNMACRALLKYRHSELNFHFVSNVDGAHIQKVLRTLDPATTLFIVSTKTFSTQETLLNAKTARRWFLDNAGEDADLGAHFIAASTNRRAAMEFGIREENVFEFWAWVGGRYSMWSSIGLPIALSIGFDGFMELLAGAYEMDQHFIEAPFERNMPVLMALIGIWYINFQGAETQAIVPYDQALHQLPSFLQQLDMESNGKSVDIFGHPVDYKTGPIVWGQTGSNGQHAFFQLLHQGTRYVPIDFIASLKPDEGVEEHHFALLTNMLAQANAFMEGSQGGSQERSQLDPYSCPGNRPSSTLLLDELTPRNLGALLALYEHKVFVQGVIWNINSFDQWGVQLGKRIAGEISERIDERTQDFDASTQGLLALMREHFPAHRPAEMAGRGAAAKQTAKKPSTNRQGKHS, encoded by the coding sequence ATGTTCCAACTCACCCGCAGCGTGACCTGGCAGGCGCTGCAACGTCTGTACCGGGAAACCGCCGATGACCGCATCCGCGACTATTTCGCCGCCGACCCCGCACGCTTCGACACGATGAGCCTGCGCGTCGGCGGGCTGTTTCTGGATTATTCCAAGCATCACATTTCCGATGCGGTGCTCGCCAAGCTGCTCGAACTGGCCAGGCATTCGGCGTTGGTGCAGCGCCGCGCGCAGATGTTCTCCGGCGACATCATCAACGTCACCGAAGACCGCCCGGTGCTGCATACCGCGCTGCGCAACCTTGCCGACGCGCCGCTGATGGTCGACGGCAAGGACGTGATGCCCGAGATCCGCAGCACTCGCGAGCAGATCCGCGACTTCTCCGAGGCCGTGCGCGACGGCAGCTGGAAAGGCTACAACGGCCAGCGCATCAAGGACGTGGTCAACATCGGCATCGGCGGCTCGGACCTGGGGCCCAACATGGCCTGCCGGGCGCTGCTCAAGTACCGCCATAGCGAGCTCAACTTCCACTTCGTTTCCAACGTCGACGGCGCGCACATCCAGAAAGTGCTGAGGACGCTGGACCCGGCGACCACGCTGTTCATCGTCTCGACCAAGACCTTCTCGACCCAGGAGACGCTGCTCAACGCCAAGACCGCGCGGCGTTGGTTCCTCGACAACGCCGGCGAGGATGCCGATCTCGGCGCGCACTTCATCGCCGCCTCGACCAACCGCCGCGCGGCGATGGAATTCGGCATCCGCGAGGAGAACGTCTTCGAATTCTGGGCCTGGGTCGGCGGGCGCTATTCGATGTGGTCGTCGATCGGCCTGCCGATCGCCCTGTCGATCGGCTTCGACGGCTTCATGGAGCTGCTCGCGGGCGCCTACGAGATGGATCAGCACTTCATCGAGGCGCCCTTCGAGCGCAACATGCCGGTGCTGATGGCGCTGATCGGCATCTGGTACATCAACTTCCAGGGCGCCGAGACCCAGGCCATCGTGCCCTACGACCAGGCGCTGCATCAGTTGCCGTCGTTCCTGCAGCAGCTCGACATGGAATCCAACGGCAAGTCGGTGGACATCTTCGGTCATCCGGTGGACTACAAGACCGGGCCGATCGTCTGGGGCCAGACCGGCTCCAACGGCCAGCATGCGTTCTTCCAGCTGCTGCACCAGGGCACCCGCTACGTGCCGATCGACTTCATCGCCTCGCTCAAGCCCGACGAAGGCGTGGAGGAGCATCATTTCGCGCTGCTCACCAACATGCTCGCCCAGGCCAACGCCTTCATGGAGGGCAGCCAGGGGGGAAGCCAGGAGCGCAGTCAGCTCGACCCCTACAGCTGCCCGGGCAACCGGCCGTCGAGCACGCTGCTGCTCGACGAGCTGACGCCGCGCAACCTCGGCGCGCTGCTCGCCCTCTACGAGCACAAGGTGTTCGTCCAGGGGGTGATCTGGAACATCAACTCCTTCGACCAATGGGGCGTGCAGCTCGGCAAGCGCATCGCCGGCGAGATCAGCGAGCGCATCGACGAGCGCACTCAGGACTTCGACGCCTCGACCCAGGGTCTGCTGGCGCTGATGCGCGAACATTTTCCGGCACACCGCCCCGCCGAGATGGCGGGCCGCGGGGCGGCCGCCAAGCAGACCGCGAAGAAGCCATCCACCAACCGGCAAGGCAAGCACTCATGA